The region GCGCGCCGGATCCGGCGAACAGGTCCAGGACCGTTGCGCCCGGGAGCGCCGGCTGGAGCGCGCTCATCCACGCCTCGCGGACCCGGTCGGTCGTGGGGCGCGTGTGGCGGCCGGGCGGTGCCTCGATGCGGTGACCACGCCAACGACCTGCGATGATCCTCATCGCCCGACCTCACTGCGGCGCGCCCGCCCCCGGCCGCGGGCACTTCCGCGCGCCGCCGGCACGCTCACCCGGCGCCGGGTCCCGCCGCGGGCCGCAGGTCCACGAGCCGCGCCTGGAGCGTGACCCGGTCGCCCCAACGGTCTTCGTGGAGCTGGAACGCCACGTCGATCGGCCCGCGGCTCACGTCCACGTGCTTCAGCCACTCTGCCATCCGGAACCCGATGGCCTCCAGTCGCACGCCGTCTTGTGCGAGCTGGAGCTTCAGGTGGCCGTTGCCCACCACTCGCGGATAGCCTGCCACCGAGACGCCCCGCGCGGCGAAGACCGGCGCCGGGTTGCCCACGCCGAACGGCCCGAAATGGCGCAGGTACCGGTACAGCTCCTGGTTCGCCTCCGGCAGCCGGACGTCGAGGTCCACTTCGACCTCCGGCACCAGGTCGTCGGGGCTCAGGGCCGTCCGCGCCATCGCGTTGAACGCCTCCCGGAACGCGTCGATCCGATCCGGCCGGATCTCCAATCCGGCGGCGTACTTGTGTCCGCCGTAGCGCTCGAGGTGGTCGCCGCAGGCGCGCAGCGCGGCGTAGAGGTCGAACGCCGGGATCGAGCGCGCGCTGCCCCGGGCGTGCCCACCCTCGGGCGCAATGGAGATCAGGATCGTCGGCCGGTGGATCCGTTCCACCACCCGGGAGGCGACGATGCCGATCACCCCCGGGTGCCAGCCCGATGCGGCCAGCACCACGGCGTAGTCCCGGTCCGGGTCGTAGCCCCGCTCCAGTAGCTCGAGCGCCTCGCGCAGCGTCTCCCGGTCCGCGATCTGCCGTTCCCGGTTGTCCTGCTCGAGCCGCTCCACCAGCGGCTCGGCCTCCTCATCCGATTCCGCCAGCAGCAGCCGCACCCCCCAGGATGCATCCCCCATCCGCCCCACCGCGTTGATGCGCGGGCCGAGCATGTGGCTGACGTGGCTCGCCATGAGGAACGCCCGGTCGGCGAGCCCCGCCCGCCGCACGAGCGCGCGCAAACCCGGGTTCCGTGTCACAGGCAGGACGCGCAGCCCGTAGCGCGTCAGCACGCGGTTCTCTCCGCGGAGCGGAGCGAGGTCGGCGATGGTCGCGATGGCGACCAGGTCCAGATAGTACCACAGCTCGGTCGGCGGCTGCCCGCGCGCCTCCCACAGCGCCTGGCAGACCTTGAACGCCACCCCGGTGCCGGCCAGCGCCTTGTCGGGGTAAGGACAGTCCGGGCGGTTCGGGTCGATCGCGGCGACCGCCGGCGGGAGCTCGGCCCCGGGCGTGTGATGGTCCGTGACGACGACGTCGATCCCCGCATCCTTCGCGGCGAGGACCGCCCCGTGCGCCAGGATCCCGCAGTCGGCCGTGAGGATCAGGCGGGCGCCCGCCTCCACGGCGGCCGCGATCCCCGCGGGGCCGAGGTCGTAGCCGTCCACCAGGCGACGCGGCACGAAGGGCACCACACGGCCGCCGAGCCGCCTCAGCACCTGCGTGTACAGCGCGGTCGAACAGATCCCGTCCACATCGTAGTCGCCGTGGACGAGGATCGTCTCGCCCCGGTCCAGCGCACGGGAGAGCCGTTCGACCGCCCGCTCCATCCCCGCGAGCAGCCACGGATCGTGGAGGCCGTCCAGCCGCGGCCGCAGGAACCGCTTCGCTTCCTCCGGAACGCCGTAGCCCCGCTGGGCCAGCAGCCGGCACAGCGGCTCCGGGAGCCGCAGCGCCTCCACCAGCCGCCCGACCGCGGCATCGTCCACCACCGCCCCACGCCGCACCCAACGACGCGCCGGAGCGGGCACCATCACCGACGGGCTCATGGCGCCAAAGCTAGCGGTCCACGCGTGGCACGGGCAAGTGAAAAACGGGCCGCGTCCCTCGCCTGGAACGCGGCCCTCAGTCCTCGGGATACAGGATCACGCCGCACACCTCGCAGCGGTGCAGGGTCCCTCCTCCCCGGCGGATCTCGACCTGCTGCTGGATCGGCACGACGCTGAAGCAGTGGCCGCATGCGCCGTCCGCCAGCAGCTTCGCCAGCACCATCTGGGTCCGGCCCGCCCGTACCCGCTCGTAGAGCCGGAGCGCCGCGGCATCCAGATGCAGCGCATGGTTCTGCCGGCGGTCGCGCAGCACCGCCAGCTCGTCTGCGGCGCCCGCCCGCTCCTCCTCCAGCGCCCGCCGCTTCGGCTCCACTTCCGCTCGCACCCTGGCCAGCTCCCGCTCCAGCTCCTCCAGCTTCAGCTCCGAACGCGTCGCCTGCTCCGTCAGGTCACGCGCCTCCTGCTCGTCCACCTCCGCCGCCCGCCGCACCAGATCGATCTCCGTCCGGACCGCGGCCTCCTCACGGGCGGTCCGCACCCGCTCCAGCCGCTCCACGTAGCGCGCCAAACGCTCTCTCTTCTCCTGCGCCGCCCGCTCGAGCCGCCGCACGTCCTGCCGCATCTCCGCGACCCGCGCCCGCAACGCCTCCACCTCCCGCGCCAACGCCGCCACCGGCGCATCCAGCTCCTCGAGCTTCGGGCCGTACGTCGCCAGGCGCGCCTCCGCCCCCGCGATCTCCTCGTCCAGCTTCTGGAGTTCCAGCAACGATCGGTAGATCTCTTCCATTCACCCTTCCTTGGACATGGGCCCCGGTTGCCGGATGCGCCCCCGCCCGGGGTACGTCCGGTACCTCCTGCTCAACTTAAACCCCAGATCGGCGAGCTCCGATCCGAGTCTCCTGAGCTCCGCATGGATCGCGAGCCGCTCTCGCCACAGCTCCTCCTCCCGCGCCGCATCCGCCCGCAACGACTCCGTCTCCAACCGGTCCAACCGCTGGAACAGCGCTCGCACCCGCAAGTCGCCGATCGTGTTCCGGAAGACGCGGTCGCCGTCCGTGAGGTCCTGCGGGTCGGCGAGCAGCTCCTCGAGCAACTGGCGGGCGGGAGGCGAGAGCTCCCACGCCCGCGGATCCTCATCGGCGTTGCCGCCCGCGGCGAGAAGACGCGCATAGAGCTCCCGCGCCGGGCTCGACGCCAGATCCTCCGGCCGCACCAGCTCCCCGGCCGTCGCCACCCGCGCCCGGTCGCGCAACAGCAGCAACAGCAACATGCGCTCGGTCGCATCCCGCTGCGCCGCCTCCTGCTGGCGCGCCTCGGCCGTGGCCCTCCGGTGCGCCACGGGGCGCTCGAGCTCCAGCTCCCGCTCCAGCGTGTCCCGGCGCACGCCCGTCCGCTCCGAGACCCGCGCCACGTAGATGTCCCGCAGCGTCTCGTCCGCCGCGGCGCGCAGCGTCGGCAGCAGCTTGTCCAGCGCGAAGCGGATCCGTTCCACGTCCCGGAAGTAACCGCCCGCCTCCAGGATCTGGAGCTTGCGGTCCAACACGTCCACCGCCTCATCGAGCAGCGGCTTCAAGGCCGCCGCACCCCCGCGCCGCACCAGCGAGTCCGGATCCTCGCCCTGCGGCAGCGTCACCACCATCGGATGCACGCCCGCAGCGAGCAGCGCATCCGCGGTGCGGAAGGTCGCGCGCATGCCGGCGGGGTCGCTGTCGTAGAGCAGCAGCGCCTTGCGGGTATAGCGGGCGAGGAGCTGCGCCTGCTCCTCGGTCATGGCCGTGCCGAGCGGCGCGACCACGTTCTCGATGCCCCGGGCCGCGAGGGACACGTAGTCCATGTACCCTTCGACGATGATCGCTTCGCCCTCCCGTCGGATCGCCTGCTTCGCCCACGACAGCCCGTAGAGGACACGGCCCTTCTGGTAGATCGGCGTCTCCGGCGAGTTCAGGTACTTCGGCGCGCGCTCGGCCGCCGCTCCCAGCATGCGGCCGCCGAAGGCGATCACTCGCCCCGCCGTATCCGTGATGGGGAAGATCAGCCGGTGGCGGAACCGGTCGTACGGTTCGGCCCGGCGCTCGCTCCGCTTGATCAGCCCCGCCTCGAACAACACCTCTTCCGCGATGCCGTGGCGCGCCGCCGCATCCCGCAGCGCCGTCCACTCGTCCGGCGCGTAGCCGAGCAGGAAGCGCTCCGCCGCCTCCCGCGGGATGCCCCGCCGCTCGAGGTACCGCCGAGCGACTTCGCCCACCGGCTCGTCCCAGAGCTGACGCCGGAAGAAGTCCGCCGCGAATGCCACGGCCTCGTACAGCGGCCGGTGCCGCTCGTCCCCGCTACGCCGGCCGGGCTCCGGGATCTCGACGCCGACACGCTCCGCGACCTGTCGCACGGCGTCGTTGAAACCCAGGCCGAGACGCTTCATCAGGAAGGCGAACACGTCTCCGGACTCGCCGCAGCCGAAGCACTTGAAGAAGCCCTTCGCGGGGACCACGTAGAACGACGGCGTCTTTTCCCGATGGAAGGGACACAGCGCGCGGAAGTCCTTGCCCGCACGCTTGAGCGCGACGTGCTCGCCGATGATCTCCACGATGTCGGCCCGCGTCCGGACCTCTTCGACGACGTCGTCCGGGATCATTCCAGCTCCACGATCGTCACGCCCGTGCCACCTTCGGAAGGCATGCCCAACCGGAACGACTTCACGCGCCGGTCCGCGCGCAGCGTCTGCGCGACCACTTCACGCAACGCGCCCGTGCCCTTGCCGTGGATGATGCGCAGCGTGGTCAGGTCCGCCCGCACCGCCGCGTCCACCGCGCGCTCCACTTCCCCCACCGCCTCCTCTGCACGGAGCCCGCGCAGGTCGATCTCCGGCCGCGCATCCACCTCCGGCGCACTCCATCCGACGGCCCCGGCGGCCGCCGGCCGCCGGGACGGCTCCGGTTCCGGCTCCAGCGCAACCAGCCCCTTCACCGGCACCTGGAGCCGCAGCCCGCCCGTCTCCACCGTCGCGCGACCATCGCGGATCTCCACCACGGTGCCGACCGCACCCGTCGCTGCGATGCGGACGCGCCCGCCCGGCTCCGGCGCGCGCGTTCCTTCTCCGGCCACGGCCGTCTCCACGGCCAGCTCGGGCATCCGCTCGAGCTGCTTCCTCGCCGCCTGCTCGACCCGCCGCCTCGCCGCGCGCGCCGCCTCCTCGAACGCCGCCGCGTCCGCGCCCGCGGCCACCGCCTCCCGCAGCTCGCGGATCGCCGCCTCCACCTCCTCTCGCGCGCCGAGC is a window of bacterium DNA encoding:
- the recJ gene encoding single-stranded-DNA-specific exonuclease RecJ, whose protein sequence is MSPSVMVPAPARRWVRRGAVVDDAAVGRLVEALRLPEPLCRLLAQRGYGVPEEAKRFLRPRLDGLHDPWLLAGMERAVERLSRALDRGETILVHGDYDVDGICSTALYTQVLRRLGGRVVPFVPRRLVDGYDLGPAGIAAAVEAGARLILTADCGILAHGAVLAAKDAGIDVVVTDHHTPGAELPPAVAAIDPNRPDCPYPDKALAGTGVAFKVCQALWEARGQPPTELWYYLDLVAIATIADLAPLRGENRVLTRYGLRVLPVTRNPGLRALVRRAGLADRAFLMASHVSHMLGPRINAVGRMGDASWGVRLLLAESDEEAEPLVERLEQDNRERQIADRETLREALELLERGYDPDRDYAVVLAASGWHPGVIGIVASRVVERIHRPTILISIAPEGGHARGSARSIPAFDLYAALRACGDHLERYGGHKYAAGLEIRPDRIDAFREAFNAMARTALSPDDLVPEVEVDLDVRLPEANQELYRYLRHFGPFGVGNPAPVFAARGVSVAGYPRVVGNGHLKLQLAQDGVRLEAIGFRMAEWLKHVDVSRGPIDVAFQLHEDRWGDRVTLQARLVDLRPAAGPGAG
- a CDS encoding DNA primase, which produces MIPDDVVEEVRTRADIVEIIGEHVALKRAGKDFRALCPFHREKTPSFYVVPAKGFFKCFGCGESGDVFAFLMKRLGLGFNDAVRQVAERVGVEIPEPGRRSGDERHRPLYEAVAFAADFFRRQLWDEPVGEVARRYLERRGIPREAAERFLLGYAPDEWTALRDAAARHGIAEEVLFEAGLIKRSERRAEPYDRFRHRLIFPITDTAGRVIAFGGRMLGAAAERAPKYLNSPETPIYQKGRVLYGLSWAKQAIRREGEAIIVEGYMDYVSLAARGIENVVAPLGTAMTEEQAQLLARYTRKALLLYDSDPAGMRATFRTADALLAAGVHPMVVTLPQGEDPDSLVRRGGAAALKPLLDEAVDVLDRKLQILEAGGYFRDVERIRFALDKLLPTLRAAADETLRDIYVARVSERTGVRRDTLERELELERPVAHRRATAEARQQEAAQRDATERMLLLLLLRDRARVATAGELVRPEDLASSPARELYARLLAAGGNADEDPRAWELSPPARQLLEELLADPQDLTDGDRVFRNTIGDLRVRALFQRLDRLETESLRADAAREEELWRERLAIHAELRRLGSELADLGFKLSRRYRTYPGRGRIRQPGPMSKEG